A portion of the Stigmatella aurantiaca DW4/3-1 genome contains these proteins:
- a CDS encoding BMP family lipoprotein, whose protein sequence is MVSRSHSVFFVVLAMLLACKSQKEEPAGVNKITSAPTPAPAAAEKPRMGLVLGLGGRGDQSFNDSALRGLELWAGGLKSVGAAYQEASAQEVQDSLGPELAQRKPPITPLGITPVVVQSQVAEDYEPNLRLLVDQDVPLALAVGFMLEGAVEAVAAKSPGTHFLLVDSPLINEKGEPYTLPNVRTVVYRSEEGCFLVGALAGLVSQGGKIGFVGGMEIPLVKQFETGFRAGVAATNPKATVVASYTGSFTNFALGKQVGQDLVTKGMDVIFAAAGVDGLGAIQAVKEARDAGRTVYVMGVDSDQFHLAPKAMLTTVLKRVDLAVYEAVRDQLQGRFQGGSLVLGLKEGGVGLAPVRLDFPGKEEALRKVEELKAKIIAGEIQVPTAGR, encoded by the coding sequence ATGGTCTCGCGAAGCCACTCTGTCTTCTTTGTCGTCCTGGCGATGCTCCTGGCATGCAAAAGCCAGAAAGAGGAACCAGCGGGTGTGAACAAAATCACGTCCGCTCCCACACCCGCCCCAGCCGCGGCGGAGAAGCCCCGGATGGGACTCGTGCTGGGGTTGGGAGGCCGTGGGGACCAATCGTTCAATGACTCGGCGCTGCGGGGTCTGGAACTGTGGGCGGGGGGTCTGAAGTCCGTGGGAGCCGCTTATCAGGAGGCCTCGGCGCAGGAGGTTCAGGACTCGCTCGGGCCGGAGCTGGCCCAGCGCAAGCCGCCCATCACGCCCCTGGGCATCACCCCGGTGGTCGTCCAGAGCCAGGTGGCGGAGGACTACGAGCCCAACCTGCGGCTCCTGGTGGATCAGGACGTGCCGCTCGCGCTCGCGGTGGGGTTCATGCTGGAGGGGGCGGTGGAGGCGGTGGCCGCGAAGAGCCCTGGCACGCACTTCCTCCTCGTGGACAGTCCGCTGATCAACGAGAAGGGCGAGCCGTACACCCTGCCCAACGTGCGCACGGTGGTCTACCGCAGCGAGGAGGGGTGCTTCCTCGTGGGGGCGCTGGCGGGGCTCGTCAGCCAGGGGGGAAAGATTGGCTTCGTGGGCGGCATGGAGATTCCCCTCGTCAAACAGTTCGAGACGGGCTTCCGGGCGGGCGTGGCGGCGACGAACCCGAAGGCCACGGTGGTGGCCAGCTACACGGGGAGCTTCACGAACTTCGCCCTCGGCAAGCAGGTGGGGCAGGACCTGGTGACGAAGGGCATGGACGTCATCTTCGCGGCGGCGGGGGTGGATGGGCTGGGGGCCATTCAGGCCGTGAAGGAGGCCCGGGACGCGGGCCGGACGGTCTATGTGATGGGCGTGGACTCGGATCAGTTCCACCTGGCGCCGAAGGCGATGCTGACCACGGTGCTGAAGCGGGTGGATCTGGCTGTCTACGAGGCGGTGAGAGACCAACTCCAGGGGCGGTTCCAGGGAGGCAGCCTGGTGCTGGGGTTGAAGGAGGGCGGCGTGGGCCTGGCGCCGGTGCGGCTGGACTTTCCTGGCAAGGAAGAGGCCCTGCGGAAGGTGGAGGAGCTGAAGGCCAAGATCATCGCTGGGGAGATCCAGGTTCCTACCGCGGGCCGCTGA
- a CDS encoding glycoside hydrolase family 26 protein — protein sequence MKTPGFRSVVTGVASLLAVLSSVGASPAASALPLTGVYRGEVYSQPNAVNAYSTWLGSNVTLGQGHQAKDSWANIENPTWQLQSWGNWVRAQPGRRLNYSVSMFPSGQGSLAECAQGLYDFRFRALANNMVSHGLQNSIIRLGWEFSGSWMPWYSGGGRQANFAACFRRIVTAMRAAQPSAGFQFDWNPNYDIASSDLAATYPGDAYVDYIGLDMYDQGWNGLYPVPAGCTGSCELGRWQTVWNNQFAPALTKFRTFAQSHGKPLSVPEWGVNDALTTGGGDDTHYVKQMLAFIFDPANNVAYHSYFDVQAGDGHHQLSHVDNAGGNTFQTEFPNAAAAFKSHYAGLNASVSASKATVNPAPVTRGTGFQVAGSVTSPTATSVVVKYEIRSATTLALIAEKSYSAQAFTAGQTRAYTSSFVIPASSPAGTYRVDTLVFTSDWSKTLLYRNDTLFTAN from the coding sequence GTGAAAACTCCTGGTTTCAGAAGCGTTGTGACGGGCGTTGCTTCACTCCTCGCGGTCCTGTCCTCCGTGGGGGCTTCGCCCGCCGCCTCGGCCCTGCCGCTGACGGGGGTGTACCGGGGCGAGGTCTATTCGCAGCCCAATGCCGTCAACGCGTACTCCACGTGGCTGGGCTCCAACGTCACCCTGGGTCAGGGCCACCAGGCCAAGGACTCCTGGGCCAACATCGAGAATCCCACCTGGCAGCTCCAGTCCTGGGGCAACTGGGTCCGTGCTCAGCCGGGCCGGAGACTCAACTACTCGGTCTCCATGTTCCCCAGCGGGCAGGGCTCGCTGGCCGAATGTGCGCAGGGGCTCTACGACTTCCGCTTCAGGGCGCTCGCGAACAACATGGTGTCGCACGGCCTTCAAAACAGCATCATCCGGTTGGGCTGGGAGTTCAGCGGCAGCTGGATGCCGTGGTACTCCGGCGGCGGGCGGCAGGCGAACTTCGCGGCCTGCTTCCGCCGCATCGTGACGGCCATGCGCGCCGCCCAGCCCTCCGCGGGCTTCCAGTTCGACTGGAACCCCAACTACGACATCGCCTCCAGTGATTTGGCGGCCACCTATCCCGGGGATGCGTATGTCGATTACATCGGCCTGGACATGTATGACCAAGGCTGGAACGGCCTCTACCCGGTGCCCGCGGGCTGTACGGGCTCGTGCGAGCTGGGCCGTTGGCAGACCGTTTGGAACAACCAGTTCGCGCCCGCGCTGACCAAGTTCCGCACCTTCGCGCAATCCCACGGCAAGCCGCTGTCGGTGCCCGAGTGGGGCGTGAACGATGCCCTCACCACGGGGGGAGGGGATGACACCCATTACGTGAAGCAAATGCTGGCGTTCATCTTCGACCCCGCCAACAACGTGGCGTACCACTCGTATTTCGATGTCCAGGCCGGCGATGGCCACCACCAGCTCTCCCATGTGGACAACGCCGGTGGCAACACCTTCCAGACGGAGTTCCCCAACGCGGCCGCGGCCTTCAAAAGCCACTATGCCGGGCTGAACGCTTCCGTCTCGGCGAGCAAGGCCACGGTGAACCCCGCCCCGGTGACGCGGGGCACGGGCTTCCAGGTGGCCGGCTCGGTGACCTCGCCTACGGCCACCAGCGTGGTGGTGAAGTATGAGATTCGCTCCGCCACCACCCTGGCGCTGATCGCCGAGAAGTCCTACTCGGCGCAGGCGTTCACGGCCGGGCAGACGCGCGCCTATACCTCGTCCTTCGTCATCCCGGCCTCCTCCCCCGCCGGCACCTACCGGGTGGACACGCTGGTGTTCACCTCGGACTGGTCGAAGACCCTGCTCTACCGGAACGACACCCTCTTCACCGCGAACTGA
- the serB gene encoding phosphoserine phosphatase SerB, with the protein MPSHLTPQEPVLLTVIGRDHPGIASRLTGLLADAGAALLDIEQVVVQDRLTLCFLVRLPEKGDVLKELLFAAHELGVSLEFQSVPVPGGKPLPPPNRHVVTVVGRLLGARELHAVSECLAQHDANIERIQRLTEAELGSVEFHISLPLGREPEELKRALLELSMASNTFDVALQRESLYRRSKRLVVMDMDSTLIRIEVIDELARVHGVGEQVSRITERAMQGEMDYDESLRQRVALLKGLDARVLRDLASTLPLTEGAETLIPVLKRLGYRTAIISGGFSVAAEALKNRLGIDYAHSNMLEEAEGKLTGRTLGPIVNAKRKAELLESIAETEGILLDQVIAVGDGANDLLMLERAGLGIAFRAKRKLRQAADTSISSGGLDTILYLLGLTGRELQEVRMHLPGAREIQRSRG; encoded by the coding sequence ATGCCTTCCCACCTCACCCCTCAAGAGCCTGTCCTCCTCACCGTCATTGGACGGGACCATCCGGGCATCGCCTCCCGCCTGACCGGCCTGCTCGCGGACGCCGGGGCCGCGCTGCTCGACATCGAGCAGGTCGTCGTGCAGGACCGCCTCACCCTGTGCTTCCTGGTGCGTCTGCCCGAGAAGGGGGATGTGCTCAAGGAGCTGCTCTTCGCGGCCCATGAGCTGGGCGTGTCGTTGGAGTTCCAATCGGTGCCGGTGCCTGGGGGCAAGCCCCTTCCGCCCCCCAACCGCCATGTCGTCACCGTGGTGGGCCGCCTGCTGGGGGCCCGCGAGCTGCACGCGGTCTCCGAGTGTCTGGCCCAGCACGATGCCAACATCGAGCGCATCCAACGCCTGACGGAGGCGGAGCTGGGCTCCGTCGAGTTTCACATCTCCCTGCCCCTGGGCCGGGAGCCCGAGGAGCTCAAGCGCGCGCTGCTGGAGCTGTCCATGGCCTCCAACACCTTCGATGTGGCGTTGCAGCGCGAGAGCCTCTACCGGCGCAGCAAGCGGCTGGTGGTGATGGACATGGACTCCACGCTCATCCGCATCGAGGTCATCGACGAGCTGGCGCGGGTGCACGGCGTGGGGGAGCAGGTGTCGCGCATCACCGAGCGCGCGATGCAGGGCGAGATGGACTACGACGAGTCACTCCGCCAGCGCGTGGCGTTGCTCAAGGGGCTGGACGCGCGGGTGTTGAGGGACTTGGCCTCCACCCTGCCGCTCACCGAGGGCGCGGAGACGCTCATCCCGGTGCTCAAGCGGCTCGGCTACCGCACGGCCATCATCAGCGGAGGCTTCTCCGTGGCGGCCGAGGCGCTCAAGAACCGGCTGGGCATCGACTACGCCCACTCCAACATGTTGGAGGAGGCGGAGGGCAAGCTCACCGGCCGCACGCTGGGGCCCATCGTCAACGCCAAGCGCAAGGCGGAGTTGCTGGAGAGCATCGCCGAGACGGAGGGCATCCTCCTGGATCAGGTCATCGCCGTGGGCGATGGCGCGAATGACTTGCTGATGCTGGAGCGCGCGGGGTTGGGCATCGCCTTCCGGGCCAAGCGGAAGCTGCGCCAGGCGGCCGACACCTCCATCTCTTCCGGCGGCCTGGACACCATCCTCTATCTGCTGGGGCTCACTGGCCGCGAGCTCCAGGAAGTGCGCATGCACCTGCCCGGGGCGCGGGAGATTCAGCGCTCGCGCGGGTAG
- a CDS encoding serine/threonine-protein kinase encodes MSRQDSVEGRCLLSTATMPDTLHHVPDAPLDVTLPSSRTGVPSELLPSPNALAATRRATVLPRVEWIGERPNMVPIDRERFEELRPLGHGGMGEVVLLQDHDIERKVALKRLAEASGVDHVLRFVEEIRTVGQLDHPNIVPVHDVGVDPQGRYYFVMKHLQGETLESIIARLRAGEPAAHARFPIPVRAQIFLGVLNALAYAHRKGFIHRDLKPANIMVGAYGEVTVMDWGLARRIHSQDTVAHVAEPEAPRDVRKSFFMKTQAGTLVGTPLYMSPEQAQGKHEAVDIRSDTYSLAVLFDEFLYLKHYLEGRESLAEVLQGVEAITPPVQTSRGVQQAPVPSEYVWFLHKGFSKDPAKRYQSADEMMDALRGIMEGRIEVHCERTLLKRALHEALRRVDRYPMHIFAGGAAAAAIVAASLGHLLWRVFAG; translated from the coding sequence ATGAGCAGACAGGACAGCGTGGAGGGCAGGTGCCTGTTATCAACGGCCACCATGCCGGACACGCTCCATCACGTCCCAGACGCCCCCCTGGATGTCACCCTGCCCTCGTCCCGGACGGGGGTGCCTTCAGAGCTCTTGCCTTCCCCCAACGCCCTGGCGGCCACCCGGCGCGCCACCGTGCTGCCCCGGGTCGAGTGGATTGGCGAGCGCCCCAACATGGTGCCCATCGACCGGGAACGTTTCGAGGAGCTGCGCCCCCTGGGACACGGGGGCATGGGCGAGGTGGTGCTGCTCCAGGACCACGACATCGAGCGCAAGGTGGCCCTCAAGCGTCTGGCGGAGGCATCCGGCGTCGACCACGTGCTGCGCTTCGTGGAGGAAATCCGCACCGTGGGGCAGCTCGACCACCCGAACATCGTCCCCGTGCACGACGTCGGGGTCGACCCTCAGGGCCGGTACTACTTCGTGATGAAGCACCTGCAGGGCGAGACGCTCGAGTCCATCATCGCCCGGCTCCGCGCGGGAGAACCCGCCGCGCACGCGCGATTCCCCATCCCCGTCCGGGCGCAGATTTTCCTCGGGGTGCTCAACGCGCTGGCGTACGCGCACCGCAAGGGCTTCATCCACCGGGACCTCAAGCCCGCCAACATCATGGTCGGGGCCTATGGTGAAGTGACCGTGATGGACTGGGGCCTGGCCCGGCGCATCCACAGCCAGGACACCGTGGCGCATGTCGCGGAGCCGGAAGCCCCTCGGGACGTGCGCAAGTCCTTCTTCATGAAGACCCAGGCGGGGACGCTGGTGGGCACCCCGCTCTACATGTCCCCCGAGCAGGCCCAGGGCAAGCACGAGGCCGTGGACATCCGCAGCGACACCTACAGCCTCGCGGTGCTCTTCGACGAGTTCCTCTACCTGAAGCACTACCTCGAAGGCCGCGAGTCGCTGGCCGAGGTGCTCCAGGGCGTGGAGGCCATCACCCCCCCCGTGCAGACCTCCCGCGGCGTCCAGCAGGCCCCCGTGCCCTCGGAGTACGTGTGGTTTCTCCACAAGGGCTTCTCGAAAGACCCGGCGAAGCGCTACCAGTCGGCCGACGAGATGATGGATGCGTTGCGCGGCATCATGGAGGGCCGCATCGAGGTGCACTGCGAGCGCACGCTGCTCAAGCGGGCACTCCACGAGGCCCTGCGGCGGGTGGACCGCTACCCGATGCACATCTTCGCCGGAGGCGCGGCGGCAGCGGCCATCGTGGCCGCCTCGCTGGGTCACCTGCTGTGGCGAGTCTTCGCCGGTTGA
- a CDS encoding alpha/beta hydrolase, which produces MARLSQRMKRMVLVGVAVLAGVYALLGGLVFFQQRRFLFPAPPGAREPVLPGATLLRLPGPEGSTVYAWHAPAPTGAPTVVHFHGNGEQLADAEWLAQAFQEAGLGFYAVEYPGYGLARGRESSEQGLYAAAEVALEHLHRELGVARERTVLQGQSLGSGVAVEMARRGRGARLALITPYTSIPDIGARLFPWLPVRLLARDVFDSASKAPGLTLPVLILHGSRDEVVPVDMGVRLGTLFPNATLRLLQGLHHNDVLSEPATREELMRFAAGDYPRER; this is translated from the coding sequence ATGGCGCGTCTTTCTCAAAGGATGAAGCGGATGGTGCTGGTGGGGGTGGCCGTGTTGGCCGGGGTGTATGCGTTGCTCGGAGGGCTGGTGTTTTTCCAACAGCGGCGCTTCCTGTTTCCCGCGCCGCCCGGGGCGCGCGAGCCCGTGTTGCCCGGCGCCACCCTGCTGCGCCTCCCCGGGCCCGAGGGCTCCACGGTCTATGCGTGGCATGCGCCCGCCCCCACCGGGGCGCCCACCGTGGTGCATTTCCATGGCAACGGGGAGCAGCTCGCGGACGCGGAGTGGCTGGCGCAGGCGTTCCAGGAGGCTGGGCTGGGCTTCTACGCGGTCGAGTACCCCGGCTATGGGCTTGCCCGGGGGCGCGAGTCCTCCGAGCAGGGCCTCTATGCGGCCGCCGAAGTGGCGCTGGAGCATCTGCACCGGGAGCTGGGCGTGGCCCGGGAGCGCACGGTGCTCCAGGGGCAATCGCTCGGCTCGGGCGTGGCGGTGGAGATGGCGAGACGGGGCCGGGGGGCGCGGCTGGCGCTCATCACCCCGTACACCTCCATCCCAGACATCGGGGCGAGGCTCTTTCCCTGGCTCCCCGTGCGGCTGCTCGCGAGGGATGTGTTCGACAGCGCCTCGAAGGCGCCCGGGCTGACGCTGCCGGTGCTCATCCTCCACGGGTCACGGGATGAGGTGGTTCCCGTGGACATGGGCGTCCGGCTGGGGACGTTGTTTCCGAACGCCACCCTGCGTCTGCTCCAGGGGCTGCACCACAACGACGTGCTCTCCGAGCCAGCCACCCGGGAAGAACTGATGCGGTTCGCGGCGGGGGACTACCCGCGCGAGCGCTGA
- a CDS encoding ATP-binding protein: MARSANWRAQVLGLAQVWGPRGQRLRLERRAAALLAYLGLEGAAPKFPLASLLWPDSPAATVRNNMRQLLRRLRLASGGEEWIEADAERLALGASLALDAARLKAAALARQHAQVLEALSPEGGGLLLAGFDFDDCPELARWLDGARAAVEGWVRKAREAEIERHTAQGDWTAALALAQAWVQQEPESEQAGSHLIRLHYLKGDRSAALAAFERLRAVLSRELGVTPMPDTLALVRQIEKGTQLPHAPAEPRAALPLSVLRPPVLVGREAAWRQLEEGWHAGQMLFLSGEPGSGKSRLAEEFASIQGPWGRIEGRAGDQDIPFASEARAFRNQMARWPEVKLPEWVRDELSRILPELGGPRPLPPLHSESSMLRFYDAQVEALLLLHQHERVSIADDVQYWDKASAKAFTYAISRLADAGGRGASGPRFIDCYRRGELPPYAQTYIHQLEDEGLARIIELGPLQPEEVRLLVASLELPGAERHAEALSRYTGGNPLYIVETLKHLLETGALDRDWPSRLPPPGRVGPLIRRRLEHLSPLALQSAQLAALAGAHFKAALVPEALQVSASPVHTALAELETAQVLMGERFSHDLVREAVLASLPPAAARALHGRLATVFENGGAPPLVLAHHWLEAGAVERALPHLLAAARSEEQVLPLEQAADHYARAAILMEQAGRTEEALQARAAEARCRPREGASRG; this comes from the coding sequence GTGGCCCGCAGTGCGAATTGGAGGGCGCAGGTGCTGGGGCTGGCCCAGGTGTGGGGGCCCCGTGGCCAGCGGCTGCGATTGGAGCGGCGGGCGGCGGCGCTGCTGGCCTACCTGGGGCTGGAGGGGGCCGCGCCCAAGTTTCCGCTGGCCAGCCTGCTGTGGCCGGACTCGCCCGCGGCCACCGTGCGCAACAACATGCGCCAACTGCTGCGCCGGCTGCGGCTGGCAAGTGGAGGGGAGGAGTGGATCGAAGCGGACGCCGAGCGCCTGGCCCTGGGCGCATCCCTGGCGCTGGACGCCGCGCGGCTGAAGGCCGCCGCCCTGGCCCGGCAACACGCCCAGGTCCTCGAAGCCCTGTCCCCCGAGGGAGGCGGCCTGCTGCTGGCGGGCTTTGACTTCGATGACTGCCCCGAGCTGGCGCGCTGGCTGGACGGCGCCCGCGCCGCGGTGGAGGGGTGGGTGCGCAAGGCGCGCGAGGCCGAGATCGAACGCCACACGGCCCAGGGAGATTGGACGGCGGCGCTCGCCCTGGCCCAGGCCTGGGTTCAGCAGGAGCCTGAGTCCGAACAAGCCGGGAGCCACCTCATCCGCTTGCACTACCTGAAAGGGGATCGCAGCGCCGCGCTCGCCGCCTTCGAGCGGCTGCGCGCCGTCCTCTCGCGGGAGCTGGGGGTCACGCCCATGCCGGACACGCTCGCGCTGGTGCGGCAGATCGAAAAGGGCACCCAACTGCCCCACGCTCCCGCCGAGCCCCGCGCGGCGCTGCCCTTGTCCGTGCTGCGGCCTCCGGTGCTGGTGGGCCGGGAGGCCGCCTGGCGCCAGCTCGAGGAGGGGTGGCACGCGGGCCAGATGCTGTTCCTCTCCGGCGAGCCCGGCAGCGGAAAGTCCCGCCTGGCCGAGGAGTTCGCCAGCATCCAGGGACCCTGGGGGCGCATCGAGGGGCGGGCGGGTGACCAGGACATCCCCTTCGCCTCGGAGGCGCGCGCCTTCCGGAACCAGATGGCCCGCTGGCCCGAGGTGAAGCTGCCCGAGTGGGTGCGCGACGAGCTGTCACGCATCCTCCCGGAGCTGGGGGGCCCCCGCCCACTGCCGCCCCTGCACTCGGAGTCCAGCATGCTGCGCTTCTACGATGCGCAGGTGGAGGCCCTGCTGCTGCTGCACCAGCACGAGCGCGTCAGCATCGCGGATGACGTGCAGTACTGGGACAAGGCCAGCGCCAAGGCTTTCACGTACGCCATCAGCCGCTTGGCCGATGCCGGAGGGCGAGGGGCTTCCGGGCCCCGCTTCATCGATTGCTACCGGCGAGGGGAGCTTCCCCCCTATGCGCAGACCTACATCCACCAACTCGAGGACGAAGGGTTGGCGCGCATCATCGAGCTGGGGCCGCTCCAGCCCGAGGAGGTGCGGCTCCTGGTGGCGAGCCTGGAGCTGCCGGGCGCCGAGCGCCATGCCGAAGCGCTGTCCCGGTACACCGGCGGCAACCCGCTCTACATCGTCGAGACGCTCAAGCACCTGCTGGAAACCGGCGCGCTCGACCGGGACTGGCCCAGCCGCCTGCCCCCGCCTGGCCGGGTGGGCCCCCTTATCCGGCGCCGGCTGGAGCACCTCTCGCCCCTGGCCTTGCAGAGCGCCCAGCTCGCCGCCCTGGCGGGCGCCCACTTCAAGGCCGCGCTCGTCCCCGAGGCACTCCAGGTGTCCGCCAGTCCGGTCCACACGGCGCTGGCGGAGCTCGAAACCGCCCAGGTCCTGATGGGCGAGCGCTTCAGCCATGACCTGGTGCGGGAAGCCGTCCTCGCCAGCCTCCCGCCCGCCGCCGCGCGGGCGTTGCATGGGCGGCTCGCCACCGTGTTCGAGAACGGCGGCGCGCCGCCCCTCGTCCTGGCCCACCACTGGCTGGAGGCGGGCGCGGTGGAGCGCGCCTTGCCGCACCTGCTCGCGGCGGCGCGCTCGGAAGAGCAGGTGCTGCCCTTGGAACAGGCCGCGGACCACTATGCGCGTGCGGCGATCCTCATGGAGCAGGCGGGCCGGACCGAGGAAGCGTTGCAAGCGCGCGCCGCCGAGGCGCGGTGCCGCCCCCGCGAGGGAGCCTCCCGCGGATAA
- a CDS encoding (2Fe-2S)-binding protein has product MPVYSFTLNDKTVSVEAPPDMSLLWVLRDMLRVTGPKYGCGVGVCGACTSHLDGNAFRPCIQPVSGVAGHQVTTIEGLGGETLHPVQQAWIDEDVAQCGFCQPGQIMTAVAFLRQNPHPTDEAIDAAMSENVCRCGTYCRIRKAIQRVSR; this is encoded by the coding sequence ATGCCGGTCTATTCCTTCACCCTCAATGACAAGACCGTCTCGGTCGAGGCCCCCCCGGACATGTCTTTGCTGTGGGTGCTGCGAGACATGCTGCGAGTGACAGGGCCCAAGTATGGCTGCGGGGTGGGTGTGTGTGGCGCCTGCACCAGCCACCTCGACGGCAACGCCTTCCGTCCCTGCATCCAGCCCGTCAGCGGCGTGGCGGGCCATCAGGTCACCACCATCGAGGGGCTGGGGGGCGAGACGCTCCACCCTGTTCAACAGGCTTGGATCGACGAGGACGTCGCCCAGTGTGGGTTTTGCCAGCCCGGGCAAATCATGACCGCGGTGGCGTTTCTCCGGCAGAACCCTCACCCCACGGACGAGGCCATCGACGCGGCCATGAGCGAGAACGTGTGCCGCTGCGGGACCTACTGCCGCATCCGGAAAGCCATCCAGCGCGTCTCGCGGTGA
- a CDS encoding xanthine dehydrogenase family protein molybdopterin-binding subunit has product MGDSKKPETAGPTSMDRRQLLTWVVASPTLVVAARLALDAPPADTSPSVDVIPLDLSIALRTDGRITVTLPRTEMGQGITTGVAMLVAEELDADLGQVDVHTADVSTDWLNQLTGLSSTMRSLAAPLRAAAAGARARLVTAAAHRWHLPARTLTTAHGEVLAPDGRKLGYGELAQEAAGVWLPEVSTQPKPVERYTVVGRPTGRIDARDIVTGAARYTLDLDVPGAVAAVVARPPTLRGSVQSYDASAAVTMPGVVGVLPLPSGMAVAAQNFAQALAARDALDILWNPGPASHLSDEDIRARLREAVSGPVLPPLLTVKTLEARFDFPYLAHAPMETQCCVAHVTPEHAEIWSGGQDPKFTRHEVATALGWALTPQRVTVHTVRAGGGFGRRFFPEAAVEAAQVSRGLGRPVKLMWTRNDDMRHGRYRPASHHRLHAFLGLGGSILGWHHRSAIPTLELPHGFGDALTSLVGRVLPEVTSAFFFELTQHLPYRFGLLPQQHLHEVPLPIPTASFRSVFSSQVAVANELFVDHLARGLERDPVELRRTFLTSNRLKAVLNKVVLEGAWGRALPPGVAQGVAVHEEWDSAIAHLVEVDVTGEVPRVVRAVIAADVGLPINPRSIENQLQGATVDAMSTTLSAGLHIDAGAVREGSFADYRWLRMKHVPAQMQVHLVRSDDRVGGVGELGYPSAAAALANALARATGTLPTRFPLLDPGA; this is encoded by the coding sequence ATGGGGGACTCAAAGAAGCCCGAGACGGCCGGGCCTACCTCAATGGATCGCCGCCAACTCCTCACCTGGGTGGTGGCCTCGCCCACGCTGGTGGTCGCGGCGCGGCTGGCCCTCGACGCTCCGCCCGCGGACACCTCACCGTCCGTGGACGTGATACCGCTCGACCTCTCCATCGCCCTCCGGACCGATGGGCGCATCACCGTGACGCTGCCGCGCACCGAGATGGGCCAGGGCATCACCACGGGCGTGGCGATGCTCGTCGCGGAGGAACTCGACGCGGACCTGGGGCAGGTGGACGTGCACACCGCCGATGTGAGCACGGACTGGCTCAACCAGCTCACCGGCCTGTCCTCGACGATGCGCTCCCTCGCGGCGCCCCTGCGCGCCGCGGCTGCGGGAGCCCGGGCCCGGTTGGTCACCGCCGCCGCCCACCGCTGGCACCTGCCCGCGCGGACGCTCACCACCGCCCACGGCGAGGTGCTCGCCCCGGATGGCCGGAAGCTGGGCTACGGCGAGCTGGCCCAAGAGGCCGCCGGCGTGTGGCTGCCCGAGGTCTCCACCCAGCCCAAGCCGGTGGAGCGGTACACGGTGGTGGGCCGCCCCACCGGCCGCATCGACGCCCGGGACATCGTCACGGGCGCGGCCCGCTACACGCTCGACCTGGACGTTCCCGGGGCCGTGGCCGCGGTGGTGGCCCGGCCTCCCACGCTGCGCGGCTCCGTCCAGTCCTACGATGCCTCGGCGGCGGTGACGATGCCCGGCGTGGTGGGCGTGCTCCCGCTCCCCTCGGGCATGGCGGTCGCCGCCCAGAACTTCGCCCAGGCGCTCGCGGCCCGGGACGCCCTGGACATCCTCTGGAACCCAGGACCGGCCAGCCACCTGTCCGACGAGGACATCCGGGCGCGGCTGCGCGAGGCCGTGAGCGGCCCCGTGCTGCCCCCCTTGCTCACGGTGAAGACCCTGGAGGCGCGCTTCGACTTTCCCTACCTCGCGCACGCTCCGATGGAGACCCAGTGCTGCGTGGCCCATGTCACGCCGGAGCACGCGGAGATCTGGTCGGGCGGCCAGGATCCGAAGTTCACCCGGCATGAAGTGGCCACGGCGCTCGGCTGGGCGCTCACGCCCCAACGGGTGACGGTGCACACCGTGCGGGCCGGGGGCGGGTTCGGCCGGCGGTTCTTCCCCGAGGCCGCGGTGGAGGCCGCACAGGTGTCCCGGGGGCTCGGCCGGCCGGTGAAGCTGATGTGGACCCGCAACGACGACATGCGGCACGGCCGCTACCGGCCCGCCAGCCACCACCGGCTCCACGCGTTCCTGGGGCTGGGCGGGAGCATCCTCGGCTGGCACCACCGCTCGGCCATCCCCACGCTGGAGCTTCCCCACGGCTTCGGGGATGCCCTCACCTCGCTCGTCGGCCGGGTGCTGCCGGAGGTGACCAGCGCGTTTTTCTTCGAGCTGACACAGCACCTGCCCTACCGCTTCGGGCTGTTGCCCCAGCAGCACCTGCACGAGGTGCCCCTGCCCATTCCCACGGCCTCGTTCCGCTCGGTGTTCAGCAGCCAGGTGGCCGTGGCCAACGAGCTGTTCGTCGACCACCTCGCGCGGGGGCTCGAGAGGGATCCGGTCGAGCTGCGGCGCACCTTCCTCACCTCGAACCGGCTCAAGGCCGTGCTGAACAAGGTGGTCCTCGAAGGCGCGTGGGGCCGGGCGCTGCCGCCCGGCGTCGCCCAGGGCGTGGCCGTGCACGAGGAGTGGGACAGCGCCATCGCCCACCTCGTCGAGGTGGACGTGACGGGGGAGGTCCCCCGGGTGGTGCGTGCCGTCATCGCCGCCGACGTCGGCCTGCCCATCAACCCCAGGAGCATCGAGAACCAGCTCCAGGGGGCCACTGTCGACGCAATGTCCACGACGCTGAGCGCCGGGTTGCACATCGACGCCGGGGCGGTCCGGGAGGGCAGCTTCGCCGACTACCGGTGGCTGCGGATGAAGCACGTCCCCGCCCAGATGCAGGTCCACCTCGTCCGGTCGGATGACCGCGTGGGCGGGGTGGGCGAGCTGGGCTATCCCTCCGCCGCCGCCGCCCTGGCCAATGCCCTGGCCCGGGCCACGGGCACCCTGCCCACCCGCTTTCCCCTCCTCGACCCAGGAGCCTGA